The following proteins come from a genomic window of Miscanthus floridulus cultivar M001 chromosome 2, ASM1932011v1, whole genome shotgun sequence:
- the LOC136538037 gene encoding senescence-specific cysteine protease SAG39-like: protein MSASRFLLTVLVVGSVCTAAAPRALAARELAEGEEAAATAMASRHEKWMAEHGRTYKDEAEKARRLEIFRANAEFIDSFNAAGKHSHRLATNRFADLTDEEFRPARTGFRPRPSPAAAGSGGGGRFRYENFSLADAAQSVDWRAKGAVTGVKDQGKCGCCWAFSAVAAVEGLNKIRTGRLVSLSEQELVDCDVNGEDQGCEGGFMDDAFQFIQRRGGLASESGYPYQGEDGSCRSSAASARAASIRGHEDVPRNNEAALAAAVANQPVSVAINGEDYAFRFYDSGVLGGECGTDLNHAITAVGYGTAADGSRYWLMKNSWGASWGEGGYVRIRRGVRGEGVCGLAKLPSYPI, encoded by the exons ATGTCGGCGTCACGTTTCCTCCTCACCGTTCTCGTCGTGGGCAGCGTGTGCACCGCCGCCGCTCCTCGTGCGCtcgcggctcgcgagctggccgaaggggaggaggccgccgccaccgcgaTGGCGTCGCGGCACGAGAAGTGGATGGCGGAGCACGGGCGCACGTACAAGGACGAGGCGGAGAAGGCGCGGCGGCTGGAGATATTCCGGGCCAACGCGGAGTTCATTGACTCGTTTAACGCTGCAGGGAAGCACAGCCACCGGCTGGCCACCAACAGGTTCGCCGACCTCACCGACGAGGAGTTCCGGCCGGCCAGGACCGGGTTCCGgccgcgcccgtcgccggcggctgcggggagcggcggcggcggccggttcAGGTACGAGAACTTCAGCCTGGCGGACGCGGCGCAGAGCGTGGACTGGCGGGCGAAGGGCGCCGTCACCGGCGTCAAGGACCAGGGAAAGTGTG GTTGCTGCTGGGCGTtctcggcggtggcggcggtggaagggCTGAACAAGATCCGGACGGGGCGGCTGGTGTCGCTGTCGGAGCAGGAGCTGGTGGACTGCGACGTCAACGGCGAGGACCAGGGCTGCGAGGGCGGCTTCATGGACGACGCCTTCCAGTTCATCCAGCGCCGCGGCGGGCTGGCCTCGGAGTCCGGGTACCCGTACCAGGGCGAGGACGGGTCGTGCCGCTCGTCCGCCGCATCCGCGCGGGCGGCCTCCATCCGGGGCCACGAGGACGTGCCGCGCAACAACGAGGCCGCGCTGGCGGCGGCTGTGGCGAACCAGCCCGTGTCCGTGGCCATCAACGGCGAGGACTACGCGTTCCGGTTCTACGACAGCGGCGTGCTGGGCGGGGAGTGCGGCACGGACCTCAACCACGCCATCACCGCCGTCGGGTACGGCACGGCGGCCGACGGCAGCAGGTACTGGCTGATGAAGAACTCGTGGGGCGCGTCGTGGGGCGAGGGCGGCTACGTCCGCATCCGCCGCGGCGTCCGCGGGGAGGGCGTCTGCGGCCTCGCCAAGCTGCCGTCCTACCCCATCTAA
- the LOC136538038 gene encoding uncharacterized protein, whose amino-acid sequence MPQLRPLRLGLRSTPPSFRLWRHEVMPCHHGTPTWPNPSGAARHHHARAGFPVASAGHRAIVGFTADSRTGRGRRRAVPERAAATATPIISVRAVNQTYNSSTK is encoded by the exons ATGCCGCAGCTCCGCCCTCTCCGGCTCGGCTTGCGCTCCACCCCTCCCTCTTTCCGGCTTTGGCGGCACGAGGTCATGCCATGCCACCACGGGACTCCGACGTGGCCAAACCCTAGCGGCGCAGCCCGGCACCATCACGCCCGCGCCGGCTTCCCTGTCGCCTCGGCGGGCCACCGCGCCATTGTTGGCTTCACGGCGGACTCCCGCACCGGACGCGGCAG AAGAAGGGCGGTGCCGGAAAGAGCGGCCGCCACAGCCACCCCG ATTATTTCTGTCCGGGCTGTAAATCAAACGTACAACAGCTCCaccaaatga